The following coding sequences lie in one Vigna radiata var. radiata cultivar VC1973A unplaced genomic scaffold, Vradiata_ver6 scaffold_91, whole genome shotgun sequence genomic window:
- the LOC106753091 gene encoding B3 domain-containing transcription repressor VAL2 isoform X2, with product MESRSCMNVACATLTTIRWRKGWALRSGEFADLCDKCGSAYEQSTYCDTFHSNDSGWRECTSCDKRLHCGCIASMSQLELLDTGGVSCISCARNSGLQPIAINEKPNGSGTSKVIDVSAQQCTSLANQLNVRGMQGGHYAENDGLRCWFKPHKIETDGPSTEMKPEILPSVGELGSTLISQFHFESNGSSKASKAESCKADTEIRDIYESLAQTNLSMTLATPIGNSNPFHSSVVDEREQSKTSSLLLGSRSRHLLPKPPRSTSGTGLEINAGMVSQIRVARPPAEGRGRNQLLPRYWPRITDQELQQISGDSNSTIVPLFEKMLSASDAGRIGRLVLPKACAEAYFPPISQPEGLPLRIQDVKGKEWMFQFRFWPNNNSRMYVLEGVTPCIQSMQLQAGDTVTFSRMDPEGKLIMGFRKATNSTAVQSQKGCSETHLNVLSKKWNSAGGDMNWHNIDIPESRKREGLPLPPVLVPEKKRTRNIGSKSKRLLIDSQDALELKLTWEEAQDLLRPPPAVKPSIVMIEDQVFEEYEEPPVFGKRSIFVVRSAGVNEQWTQCDSCSKWRKLPVDVLIPPKWTCVENLWDQSRCSCAAPNELNPRELDNLLRLNKEFKKQRFAASQRPALDHESSGLDALANAAILGDDASESGRTPVVTTTKHPRHRPGCSCIVCIQPPSGKGKHKPTCTCNVCMTVKRRFKTLMMRKKKRQSEREAEIAQRNQLAWRTKDESEVDSTSRHLTPVDGLENEVRTPSELDPRTPQDQVAEAAKGQLDLNCQPDREEAQTGPNNVSMTSLLEEANLPLETYLKQNGLTSLISEQQTNSASNVQQAQTTNESEGRQNEDCGTASVIHEQDSSHEDNSGQDKDQNNSLS from the exons ATGGAGTCAAGGAGCTGCATGAACGTGGCGTGCGCCACCTTGACGACGATTCGGTGGCGCAAAGGCTGGGCCCTGCGATCCGGCGAATTCGCCGATCTCTGTGATAAGTGCGG TTCTGCTTATGAGCAATCAACATATTGTGATACTTTTCATTCAAACGATTCTGGTTGGAGAGAATGCACGTCGTGTGACAAG CGTCTCCATTGTGGATGCATTGCTTCTATGTCTCAGCTTGAATTATTAGATACTGGTGGTGTAAGCTGTATAAGCTGTGCAAGGAATTCAGGACTTCAACCT ATTGCAATCAATGAAAAGCCTAATGGATCAGGGACTTCAAAGGTAATAGATGTCAGTGCGCAGCAGTGCACTTCTCTGGCTAACCAATTAAACGTGAGGGGTATGCAAGGAGGGCATTATGCAGAGAATGATGGTCTCCGGTGCTGGTTCAAACCGCATAAAATTGAAACAGATGGGCCTTCTACAGAAATGAAACCAGAAATTTTGCCTTCTGTTGGAGAACTTGGAAGCACTTTGATATCACAATTTCATTTTGAGTCTAATGGATCATCCAAGGCTTCCAAAGCAGAGAGCTGTAAGGCAGACACAGAAATACGAGATATATATGAATCTTTGGCACAAACTAATTTAAGTATGACCCTTGCTACTCCCATAGGAAATTCAAACCCCTTTCATAGTTCTGTTGTTGATGAAAGGGAACAAAGTAAGACATCTTCACTTTTATTGGGATCAAGGTCTCGCCATCTTTTACCTAAGCCCCCTAGGTCAACCAGTGGCACAGGCCTAGAAATAAATGCTGGTATGGTATCCCAGATTCGTGTGGCAAGGCCACCCGCTGAAGGTCGGGGAAGGAATCAGTTGCTTCCGCGTTATTGGCCCAGAATTACTGATCAAGAGTTGCAACAAATATCAGGAGA TTCAAATTCCACTATCGTGCCACTCTTCGAAAAGATGCTGAGTGCAAGTGATGCTGGTCGAATTGGTCGCCTGGTTTTACCAAAAGCATGTGCTGAA GCATATTTCCCTCCAATTTCTCAACCAGAGGGCCTTCCTTTACGAATCCAAGATGTGAAAGGAAAAGAATGGATGTTTCAATTTAGATTTTGGCCAAATAATAACAGCAGGATGTATGTTTTAGAAGGTGTAACCCCCTGCATTCAGTCTATGCAATTGCAAGCTGGAGATACTG TAACATTTAGCCGTATGGACCCTGAGGGGAAACTTATAATGGGGTTTAGAAAGGCCACAAATTCTACGGCAGTACAG TCACAAAAGGGATGTTCAGAAACCCACCTAAATGTGCTGTCTAAAAAATGGAACTCTGCTGGTGGTGACATGAACTGGCATAACATTGACATTCCCGAAAGCAGGAAAAGAGAGGGGTTGCCTTTGCCACCTGTGCTGGTTCCTGAGAAGAAAAGAACTCGGAATATTGGGTCAAAAAGTAAGAGGTTGCTTATTGATAGCCAGGATGCACTGGAGCTGAAACTTACTTGGGAAGAGGCTCAGGATTTGCTTCGACCACCTCCTGCTGTAAAGCCAAGCATTGTCATGATTGAGGATCAGGTTTTTGAAGAGTATGAA GAACCTCCTGTCTTTGGAAAGAGGAGTATATTCGTAGTTCGATCAGCTGG GGTGAATGAGCAGTGGACGCAGTGTGACAGTTGCTCAAAATGGCGGAAGTTGCCAGTTGATGTACTAATTCCCCCTAAGTGGACATGTGTTGAGAATTTATGGGATCAGAGCAG GTGTTCATGTGCTGCTCCCAATGAATTGAACCCAAGGGAACTGGATAATCTTCTGAGGTTGAATAAAG AATTCAAGAAACAAAGATTCGCAGCTAGCCAGAGACCAGCCCTGGATCATGAATCTTCAGGACTGGATGCTTTGGCAAATGCAGCAATACTTGGAGATGATGCAAGTGAATCTGGGAGGACACCAGTCGTTACCACCACAAAACATCCCCGGCATAGACCTGGGTGTTCTTGCATTGTCTGTATCCAGCCACCAAGCGGAAAGGGAAAACACAAACCTACTTGCACGTGCAATGTGTGCATGACAGTTAAACGACGGTTTAAAACCCTGATGATGAGAAAGAAGAAGCGTCAATCGGAACGTGAAGCTGAGATAGCACAGAGAAATCAGTTAGCATGGCGGACCAAGGACGAATCAGAAGTAGACAGCACCTCACGACATTTAACTCCAGTTGATGGTTTGGAGAATGAAGTAAGGACGCCAAGTGAGTTGGACCCAAGGACTCCTCAAGACCAAGTTGCTGAAGCTGCCAAGGGACAATTAGATTTGAATTGTCAACCTGATCGAGAAGAAGCGCAAACTGGGCCAAATAATGTGAGCATGACAAGTCTTCTTGAAGAAGCAAATCTGCCGTTGGAGACCTACCTGAAGCAAAATGGCCTTACTAGTTTGATATCAGAGCAGCAAACAAATTCAGCTTCAAATGTGCAGCAGGCACAGACAACCAACGAGAGTGAGGGAAGACAAAATGAGGATTGCGGTACGGCTTCAGTTATTCATGAGCAGGATAGCAGTCATGAAGACAACAGTGGGCAAGACAAAGACCAAAACAATTCACTTTCATAA
- the LOC106753091 gene encoding B3 domain-containing transcription repressor VAL2 isoform X1 — MESRSCMNVACATLTTIRWRKGWALRSGEFADLCDKCGSAYEQSTYCDTFHSNDSGWRECTSCDKRLHCGCIASMSQLELLDTGGVSCISCARNSGLQPIAINEKPNGSGTSKVIDVSAQQCTSLANQLNVRGMQGGHYAENDGLRCWFKPHKIETDGPSTEMKPEILPSVGELGSTLISQFHFESNGSSKASKAESCKADTEIRDIYESLAQTNLSMTLATPIGNSNPFHSSVVDEREQSKTSSLLLGSRSRHLLPKPPRSTSGTGLEINAGMVSQIRVARPPAEGRGRNQLLPRYWPRITDQELQQISGDSNSTIVPLFEKMLSASDAGRIGRLVLPKACAEAYFPPISQPEGLPLRIQDVKGKEWMFQFRFWPNNNSRMYVLEGVTPCIQSMQLQAGDTVTFSRMDPEGKLIMGFRKATNSTAVQETLPSNMPNGSHSSETSYSGVYENLPILSGYSGLLQSQKGCSETHLNVLSKKWNSAGGDMNWHNIDIPESRKREGLPLPPVLVPEKKRTRNIGSKSKRLLIDSQDALELKLTWEEAQDLLRPPPAVKPSIVMIEDQVFEEYEEPPVFGKRSIFVVRSAGVNEQWTQCDSCSKWRKLPVDVLIPPKWTCVENLWDQSRCSCAAPNELNPRELDNLLRLNKEFKKQRFAASQRPALDHESSGLDALANAAILGDDASESGRTPVVTTTKHPRHRPGCSCIVCIQPPSGKGKHKPTCTCNVCMTVKRRFKTLMMRKKKRQSEREAEIAQRNQLAWRTKDESEVDSTSRHLTPVDGLENEVRTPSELDPRTPQDQVAEAAKGQLDLNCQPDREEAQTGPNNVSMTSLLEEANLPLETYLKQNGLTSLISEQQTNSASNVQQAQTTNESEGRQNEDCGTASVIHEQDSSHEDNSGQDKDQNNSLS; from the exons ATGGAGTCAAGGAGCTGCATGAACGTGGCGTGCGCCACCTTGACGACGATTCGGTGGCGCAAAGGCTGGGCCCTGCGATCCGGCGAATTCGCCGATCTCTGTGATAAGTGCGG TTCTGCTTATGAGCAATCAACATATTGTGATACTTTTCATTCAAACGATTCTGGTTGGAGAGAATGCACGTCGTGTGACAAG CGTCTCCATTGTGGATGCATTGCTTCTATGTCTCAGCTTGAATTATTAGATACTGGTGGTGTAAGCTGTATAAGCTGTGCAAGGAATTCAGGACTTCAACCT ATTGCAATCAATGAAAAGCCTAATGGATCAGGGACTTCAAAGGTAATAGATGTCAGTGCGCAGCAGTGCACTTCTCTGGCTAACCAATTAAACGTGAGGGGTATGCAAGGAGGGCATTATGCAGAGAATGATGGTCTCCGGTGCTGGTTCAAACCGCATAAAATTGAAACAGATGGGCCTTCTACAGAAATGAAACCAGAAATTTTGCCTTCTGTTGGAGAACTTGGAAGCACTTTGATATCACAATTTCATTTTGAGTCTAATGGATCATCCAAGGCTTCCAAAGCAGAGAGCTGTAAGGCAGACACAGAAATACGAGATATATATGAATCTTTGGCACAAACTAATTTAAGTATGACCCTTGCTACTCCCATAGGAAATTCAAACCCCTTTCATAGTTCTGTTGTTGATGAAAGGGAACAAAGTAAGACATCTTCACTTTTATTGGGATCAAGGTCTCGCCATCTTTTACCTAAGCCCCCTAGGTCAACCAGTGGCACAGGCCTAGAAATAAATGCTGGTATGGTATCCCAGATTCGTGTGGCAAGGCCACCCGCTGAAGGTCGGGGAAGGAATCAGTTGCTTCCGCGTTATTGGCCCAGAATTACTGATCAAGAGTTGCAACAAATATCAGGAGA TTCAAATTCCACTATCGTGCCACTCTTCGAAAAGATGCTGAGTGCAAGTGATGCTGGTCGAATTGGTCGCCTGGTTTTACCAAAAGCATGTGCTGAA GCATATTTCCCTCCAATTTCTCAACCAGAGGGCCTTCCTTTACGAATCCAAGATGTGAAAGGAAAAGAATGGATGTTTCAATTTAGATTTTGGCCAAATAATAACAGCAGGATGTATGTTTTAGAAGGTGTAACCCCCTGCATTCAGTCTATGCAATTGCAAGCTGGAGATACTG TAACATTTAGCCGTATGGACCCTGAGGGGAAACTTATAATGGGGTTTAGAAAGGCCACAAATTCTACGGCAGTACAG GAAACACTACCATCTAATATGCCCAATGGTTCTCATTCAAGTGAAACTTCCTATTCTGGTGTTTATGAGAATCTACCTATATTAAGTGGTTACTCTGGCCTTCTTCAGTCACAAAAGGGATGTTCAGAAACCCACCTAAATGTGCTGTCTAAAAAATGGAACTCTGCTGGTGGTGACATGAACTGGCATAACATTGACATTCCCGAAAGCAGGAAAAGAGAGGGGTTGCCTTTGCCACCTGTGCTGGTTCCTGAGAAGAAAAGAACTCGGAATATTGGGTCAAAAAGTAAGAGGTTGCTTATTGATAGCCAGGATGCACTGGAGCTGAAACTTACTTGGGAAGAGGCTCAGGATTTGCTTCGACCACCTCCTGCTGTAAAGCCAAGCATTGTCATGATTGAGGATCAGGTTTTTGAAGAGTATGAA GAACCTCCTGTCTTTGGAAAGAGGAGTATATTCGTAGTTCGATCAGCTGG GGTGAATGAGCAGTGGACGCAGTGTGACAGTTGCTCAAAATGGCGGAAGTTGCCAGTTGATGTACTAATTCCCCCTAAGTGGACATGTGTTGAGAATTTATGGGATCAGAGCAG GTGTTCATGTGCTGCTCCCAATGAATTGAACCCAAGGGAACTGGATAATCTTCTGAGGTTGAATAAAG AATTCAAGAAACAAAGATTCGCAGCTAGCCAGAGACCAGCCCTGGATCATGAATCTTCAGGACTGGATGCTTTGGCAAATGCAGCAATACTTGGAGATGATGCAAGTGAATCTGGGAGGACACCAGTCGTTACCACCACAAAACATCCCCGGCATAGACCTGGGTGTTCTTGCATTGTCTGTATCCAGCCACCAAGCGGAAAGGGAAAACACAAACCTACTTGCACGTGCAATGTGTGCATGACAGTTAAACGACGGTTTAAAACCCTGATGATGAGAAAGAAGAAGCGTCAATCGGAACGTGAAGCTGAGATAGCACAGAGAAATCAGTTAGCATGGCGGACCAAGGACGAATCAGAAGTAGACAGCACCTCACGACATTTAACTCCAGTTGATGGTTTGGAGAATGAAGTAAGGACGCCAAGTGAGTTGGACCCAAGGACTCCTCAAGACCAAGTTGCTGAAGCTGCCAAGGGACAATTAGATTTGAATTGTCAACCTGATCGAGAAGAAGCGCAAACTGGGCCAAATAATGTGAGCATGACAAGTCTTCTTGAAGAAGCAAATCTGCCGTTGGAGACCTACCTGAAGCAAAATGGCCTTACTAGTTTGATATCAGAGCAGCAAACAAATTCAGCTTCAAATGTGCAGCAGGCACAGACAACCAACGAGAGTGAGGGAAGACAAAATGAGGATTGCGGTACGGCTTCAGTTATTCATGAGCAGGATAGCAGTCATGAAGACAACAGTGGGCAAGACAAAGACCAAAACAATTCACTTTCATAA